The sequence CGTGAGCCCCAGCCAGATCAAGCGGTTCGACCTGCGCACCGGCGACACGGTGCTGGGGCAGGTGCGCCCGCCCAAGGAGGGCGAGCGCTACCTGGCGCTGCTGAAGGTGGAGCGGGTGAACGGCGACGAGCCGGAAAAGGCCAAGCACCGCATCGCCTTCGACAACCTGCGCCCGCGCTACCCCGACGACCGCGTGCACCTGGAGACCACGGGCGGCGACCTGTCGATGCGGGTGATGGACCTGGTGGCCCCGCTCGGCAAGGGACAGCGCGGATTGATCGTCGCGCCCCCGAAGGCGGGCAAGACGATCCTGATGCAGAAGATCGCCAACGCGATCACCGAGAACCACCCCGAGGTGCACCTGATCGTGCTGCTCATCGACGAGCGGCCCGAAGAGGTCACCGACATGCAGGAGAACGTGAAGGCCGAGGTGATCTCGTCGACCTTCGACGAGCCCGCCGACCGCCACACGCAGGTGGCCGAGATGGTGCTGGAGAAGGCCAAGCGCCTGGTGGAGCACGGCCGCGACGTGGTGATCCTGCTGGACAGCATCACCCGCCTGGCGCGGGCCTACAACGTGGTGGTGCCGCACTCGGGGAAGATCCTGTCGGGCGGCGTGGACGCCAACGCGCTGCACAAGCCCAAGCGCTTCTTCGGCGCCGCGCGCAACATCGAGGAGGGCGGCTCGCTCACCATCGTGGCCACCGCGCTGGTGGAAACGGGGAGCCGGATGGACGAGGTGATCTTCGAGGAGTTCAAGGGCACCGGCAACATGGAGCTCGTGCTCGATCGCCACATCGCCGACCGGCGCATCTTCCCGGCCATCGACCTCAACCGCTCGGGCACGCGCCGCGAGGACCTGCTGCTCACGGAGATGGAGCTCACGCGCGTCTACCTGCTGCGCAACTTCCTCTCCGACATGCCGCCGGCGGAAGCCATCGA is a genomic window of Longimicrobium sp. containing:
- the rho gene encoding transcription termination factor Rho — translated: MDITSIKSKSISELHEMAEGLNISNYSGLRKQDLIYRIEQNLLDSEVVLRGEGVLEVLPEGYGFLRSQDWNYLYGPDDIYVSPSQIKRFDLRTGDTVLGQVRPPKEGERYLALLKVERVNGDEPEKAKHRIAFDNLRPRYPDDRVHLETTGGDLSMRVMDLVAPLGKGQRGLIVAPPKAGKTILMQKIANAITENHPEVHLIVLLIDERPEEVTDMQENVKAEVISSTFDEPADRHTQVAEMVLEKAKRLVEHGRDVVILLDSITRLARAYNVVVPHSGKILSGGVDANALHKPKRFFGAARNIEEGGSLTIVATALVETGSRMDEVIFEEFKGTGNMELVLDRHIADRRIFPAIDLNRSGTRREDLLLTEMELTRVYLLRNFLSDMPPAEAIDFLLNRMRKTKANKDFLDSMAKGG